cagtatatttggaAAATGTCTTCCATCTTAGACTGTGATGGGTTTCTTGCTTTGGACCTTATGTGATATAGTAAGACCATCTCTTTTTCTATGGAGCTGTCCACATGTGCACTGATCTATGGCTGAGATAATGTCTTTGCTCCAATCCACATTTTTACAATCACTCCCATTGGCAATCTTTCCTACACAGCCAACCACGGATAGAAGTAGAAACCAAACCTGTATTTAGATTTCAACACAGGAACAATAACATTGCAAGGTACCATGATTATATCAAAACAAACTGCTATCCTATGAGCTCTCCAGTGTAGATACTTCCGTTTTTCAGATAACACATCGATTTAATGCaaccctctcacctctctgggtGCTGTTGTACTTCAATCCAAACCCATTACTTTAGACTGAGTTTTTCAGGGCTCTACTGTGGAAGAGAGAGTGAAAGTCGCTATTGTTCCAGAGGTGGactgagtgagagggagggagagaggaaaactCCCCAAGACTCAATTTTCCTGTGATAAAGTACATGAAAAAAatcccaatatcagattagatcaGCTATATTAAATCCTTACACATTACCTTCTGGAATATATTAtacatgaaaaacatcccaataTCAGATTAAAGCAACTATTTAAATCCTTACACGTTACATTCTGGAATATATTAtacatgaaaaacatcccaatatcagattagagcaactATTTAAATCCTTACACGTTACATTCTGGAATATATTATACATCTACGTGTAAGGATTTAATATAGCTGATTTAATCTGATATTTGGATGTTTTTCATGTACTTTATCACAGCAAAGATGCTTATTAGTGTAACTTGCAGTATTTGAGCGAAAGGCCTATCATTGCGGGCTGTGCTTGATTTTATTCGGTGTTTTGAATGTAATCACATCAGCAATTTACAATGATAAAATCACATAAATTCTAAACATAATAGTAAGGCCTTCAGTTATGCTCTTGAGGGATATACAGGATACACATTTCTTGTCTATAGTGGTAAAAAACAATTTGGTGCCAATATGGCCCATCAGGGGAAGCAGAGTAGCACATGGTGTCGTACTATGTGTTGCAAATTGAGATCCGCACACAACGCTCATTGATATCAGTGCATGATTTACCCAAAAGCTTGAGGTACATCTGTGGATCTGAAGTTAAGATTCTTCCCCAGGGAGACGGTTTTCACTACCATTGAATTCCATTCCGATTCCATTCCAATTGAAAGGTGTTTTTCTCATAGACTTAAGACTGATAAGCTCTTCAGAAAATTGAAAGAACCAACAGCAATATGTAAATGCTACattctgttattatgaagacttcGTGGGACAGGGTTATATTGTGTTCAGATGGGACATTGAAATAGACACTTTAAAAAATATTTGACTCTTGACCTTATAACACGGACTGCCGGTGCTGACATTTCTCAACGATAGACCCACAGAGATAACGATACTTTGTGACATTCTGTGAGATTTATACACATGGATGTGCATATatgatcttcatttgatcactctttttttGAAAATCTAACAGAACCTCAGAAGTTTCGTGATTTACATAATTaactgaaaacccacactaacacatggctatattatattaacagtattgcacttttcagtggtgtaaagtacttaagtaaaaatactttaaagtactacttaagtcgttttttgtgtgtgctatactttactatttatatttttgacaacctttacttttacttcactacattcctaaagaaaataaaatactttttactccacacattttccctgacacccaaaagtacttgttacattttgaatgcttagcaggacaggaaaatggtccaatctacggatttatcaagagaacatctctggtcatacctactgcctctaatctggaggactcactaaacacaaatgcttcgtttgtaaattatgtctgcgcattgtagtgtgcccctggctatccataaatttaaaaaaagtaagaaaattgtgccatctggtttgcttaatataagcaatttgaaattatttatacatgtgcttttactttttatacttaggtatatttaaaaccaagtacttttagacttttactcaagtagtattttactgggtgactttcacttttacttgagtcattttctatacttttactcaagtatgacaattgggtactttttccaacactTACACTTTTCATGTAGCTTACTTTTGGGCAGCTAACAGCCTGACCACCAATCAAGCAGGATTATGAACTAAACTTTCAAATCCTGTtgatgcaggattattttgctgtgacaatataggtcaaattTAGATCCTACATCTGTTCCTTAGCAGTTCTTTTGTCTATTGTCTTGTGTTTCTGCCATGTGTCGGCTAGCTTCTACCCGGCCCAAGGTTGCCCTTCCCTGCACTGCTGTAGCTCTGCTTTGTTGTCAACCTTGAAAGAAGTCTGCCTCTACCTCCAGATATCAGCCTACACACATTCCTTAGAAACAACCCACTGAATCAGACAATACATCTATAGTTTTAAACACTGTTTAATTTCAATTGACCCATACATTCATGTTTTCCAAATGCCAAATGTTGTGTGATTATATGAAGTATATACACAATATAGTTAGATACTGCATCTGACAGAGTGGTTAAGTGCTGACTGGAGATAacctgtatgtgtgagagaggaggggagagagagagggaagattgtATTTATCAAACGTCATAGTATCTCTATAGAGATTGTCCATTTGTATAAGATTAAGCTCTATTCCATCTCTATTTCCAGCCTAGCCCTTTATCAAGGGAGGAGCTGTCAGATAAGGAAGAATTCCAGACCTCTATGGAGTAGTGTGTTAGtatcatagagaatgatagaggcctctagtggccaaaaggctgTTTTAGCATGTTGAGCACCATTAAGGGCTTCCACCATGCTTccgccattttaaagtagtcaaagtaGTCAACTGGATGAGGATTCTATGGGTtgtagcctcaatggcgctgctcaTGCTGTCACAGATGCTATAAGGGCACAGATATAACGATTAGTCTTCTATCTAGCTCTATGGTTAGTATGACCAGGAGGGAGAGAGCACCGTCTTCTGGTCAGGAGTTGTCACTACACTAGCATCCTCTGAGTTGACTTTCAAGACTGGATAAACTGTTTGATGTTATTCTGTGATTTTAGGTTGTTATGTAATGTTTAGGTAAGCAGTGTTTGCATTTATTTTccaaaacctctctctctctcaactctctcctctccttccctccaacaGAGCTGTATGATGACTTCGCTGAGGGGCGTGAGTGTGTGAACTGTGGGGCGATGTCCACCCCACTGTGGAGACGGGATGGTACCGGCCACTACCTGTGTAACGCCTGTGGACTTTACCATAAGGTGAATGGTATAAACAGACCCCTCATCAAACCCCAAAGACGGCTGGTAGGTGACAAGACAAGAGTTCATCTTCAACATATAGTACACACAAAAAAGCATGACAGTAGCATTGTCTCGCTTTCTgtatttctctctttccttctctcccaaTCTTTCTactccactttctctctcccacccactCTTCTTTCTCATTCTGTATGTGTGTAAATACAGACTTTTTGTAAATTGgtgctattctctgtttattatctatgcatacttactttaactctacctacagttgaagtcggaagtttacatataccttagccaaatacatttaaactcagtttttcacaattcctgacatttaaccctagtaaaaattccctttcttaggtcagttaggattaccacttgatattaagaatgtaaaatgtcagaataatagtacagagaactatttacttcagcttttatttctttgatcacattcccagtgggtcagaagtgtacatacactcaattagtatttggtagcattgccttaaattgtttaacttgggtcaaacgtttcaggtagccttccacaagcttcccacaatatgttgggtgaattttggcccattcctcctggcagagctggtgtaaccgagtcaggtttgtaggcctccttgctcgcacacgctttttcagttcggcccacacattttctataggatggaggtcagggctttgtgatggccgctccaataccttgactttgttgtccttatgccattttgcccaactttggaagtatgtttggggtcattgtctatttggaagacccacttgcgaccaagctttaacttcctgactgatgtcttgagatgttgcttcaatatatccacatcattttcctccctcatgatgccatctattttgtgaagtgcaccagttcatcctgcagcaaagcacccccacaacatgatgctgccacccctgtgcttcatggttgggatggtgttcctcggcttgcaagcctccccctttttcctccaaacataacgatggtcataatggccaaacagttccatttttgtttcagcagaccagaggacatttctccaaaaagtacgatatttgtccccatgtgcagtagcaAACTGTAGTCGggcttttttatgtcggttttggagcaatggcttcttccttgctgagcggcctttcagattatgtcgatataggactcgttttactgtggatatagatacttttgtacctgtttcctccagcatcttcacaaggttctatGCTGTTGATTGAGTTGCACATTTCGCACCGaaatatgttcatctctaggagacagaacgcgtctcctttctgagcggtatgacggctacgtggtcccatggtgtttatacttgcgtactattgtttgtacagatgaacgtggtaccttcaggcatttggaaattgctcccaaggatggaccagacttgtggaggtctacattgtttttcagaggtcttggctgatttcttttgattttcccatgatgtcaagcaaagaggcagtgagtttgaagataggccttgaaatacatccacaggtacacctccaattgactcaaatgatgtcaattagcctatcataagcttctaaagccatgacataattttctggaattttccaagctgtttaaaggctcagtcaacttaatgtatgtaaacttctgactcactggaattgtgatacagtgagttataagttaaataatctgtctgtaaacaattgttgggaaaatgacttgtgccatgcacaaagtagatgtcctaactgacttgccaaaactatagtttgttaacaagaaatttgtggagtggttgaaaaacaagttttaatgactccaacctaacctACAAAcctccgactttaactgtacatgtacatattacctcaattaccttgaccctgtatatagcctcgctattgttattttactgctgctctttaattatttgttacttttatttcttattttttacttatctattttttacttaaataacacatattttcttaaaactgcattgttggttaagggcttgtaagtaagcatttcactgtaaggtctactacacctgttgtattctgtgcatgtgacaaataacatttgatttgattttacatgGTGGATTTCAtttgattcaccctctctctgtcgctctctctatgtctgtctctttctttctctctctctctctctttctttctctctctctctctgcttctctatctctctctgtttctctctcactttctctctgtttctctctctgtctctctctatctctatatctcgctctctcgctgtttctctctctctctttctttctctctccctctctttctctctctctctctctcactttctctgtgtgtttcagtctgCGTCTCGAAGAGTGGGTCTGTTGTGCACTAActgccacaccaccaccaccacactgtgGAGACGCAATGCAGAGGGAGAGCCTGTCTGCAACGCCTGTGGTCTCTACATGAAACTACATGGGGTTCCTCGTCCCCTAGCCATGAAGAAGGAGGGGATTCAGACCCGCAAACGCAAACCCAAGAACCTCAACAAGTCCAAACCTGgtccgtttgtgtgtgtgtgtgaatgtgtgtgtgtgtgtttgtgtgagtgagtgtctgtgtgtgtaaagtAAGCATGGTCTCTGTGTTTTAGGGACTCCAGGCATGGAGGGCCACACCCCCAGCAGCACTCCCAGTGCCCCTTGTAACTCAGAGGAGCCTCGCCAGATAAAGACAGAACCAGAGGCACTCAGCCTGTActcacaccaccacaacacacacacacaggttagtcaatgaactctctctcacacacacacacacacacacacacacacacacacacacacacacacacacacacacacacacacacacacacacacacacacacacacacacacacacacacacacacacacacacacacacacacacacacacacacacacacacaaacacacacacacaaagttctTAGCCCACCTGTCTTCCTGTCCCTCCAGGTTTCGGGCCTCCCAGCATATATAAATGCCCAGGGTGGGGCCCTGCCCCTCAAGCTGTCCCCTGGGGGGCACGGTGGGTCCTCGGGCTCCAAGAACGAGCCCTGGAACAGCCTGATCCTGGCCTAAGACAGAGAGGACCACCGCTGACTTCTCACACCGAGCTACACACAGCACAGCTACTGTACCTGCCTTTCTGAGCTCCGGCACTAAGTTAGGTCTggagcacagacacacagagccagCCGGCATAGAAAGATGGGAATTAAACACATAAGGAGAACTGTTCAGGTGCAGATACACATATCTATAGAACCAATGAcaaaagaagagagaaaaagtGAAGCACACATAGCAGGCCTTGATCGCACTCCCTCAATTACCCCGTGCTCACGGGAACCTCCAATGTGCGAGGGATAATATAGGACAAGACAAAACAATCCTCTGTTTATTCAAAGTGATTTGATTTCCTTTTACCCACTCGCCGGACGTCACTGTTGAATGAACTCCATGGACTTCATCACTCTGTATAGTGTGATTGCCTACTGCAAAAACAATGCTGTCAATCACCTTTTCCTAATGTATTATTACTAGCTACTATGACATTTGCATCCTAGTCATCTATACTGTGACTTTTTGCTTTGATCttgtgtatttaaaaaatatactgtCATCTCTTACTGATTAACTACCTAGCCTGGCTACTAAGCTGCGTGTGATGAATGGGGCATGGATTTAGTGGCACATACCGCCCTCTGTAGATTATAGTGAAATTGTGCACCCATGAAAGGGGTATGTTCCTACAAGCAAGAACTTTAAAAGATTATCCTTCCCAAAATAATTGTAGTAATCTCTGATATTTCCATGTCTGTTTATTTCAGTGTAATTGGGTAGGTTCTACACCCTGGTATTTATTCTACTGAAAACAAAACCAGTATTTCATTCAAGAGACAAGCATTTGGAAGCAAATACTGTTAACAAAACATATACTTTAACTATAAAATGTTATGCCTTAATTTGCTTGTAAATTGCAGGGGGTAACACACACATTTGGTATGGTAAATAGAGGAGCATTGTCACATGTAATTGACCATGAAAATATGAACATACATTTCTATGTAAAGACTTCACTCCAGTATAATTGTATAATACACCATTGTGATATACTGTAAGTACCCTTAAGAAGCCCAACTACACAGTGAGAGATGGCACCTGTATCTCCATGAGCTCGAGGTGCAGTAACTAACACTGTACTTGATGCCCTTCCTTAGCGTGCACCTGTAGCTGTACTGAGGAATGTAATAAAGACAAGCATTTTCACACATCATTGTTATTATACATATTACATTCAAAAGGAAAATCACTCTTTCTCAACAAAATGATAAGAGGACAAATAGGCAGACAGATAGAATTTGTTGTGCATTGTGTTTCAACAAGTCAAGGGCCAATATCCCTGCTGAAGCAAAGAGCAATTCAAGGGGCATCGGCAAAAACTTCTCAAGCCTGATCTGGAAACTTTATCTGACCAATCTGTATGTAGTCTTTAGTAAGAGCGGtgacatccttgatgaaaagctgGACAACCCCCCTGTTGAAGTTTTCAATGAATCTCTCCCTGAGAAGATCAGCATATCTGTCCTGTACCATGTCTCTCCAGCACTGCTCAAATGACAGTCTAAGTTTAGTACAATCCGTGTCACATATTGCTGGGTCGAAACTGTAATCAAGGGCAAATGCCTTCCCTTTCTCTAGGTACTCCTCCAAACACTCTTTTTCGTCTACAAGAGAGGGGTGCACAGCCTCAAGCATAGTGGTTATTTCCTGTGTCAAGACTTCACTCTCGTCTTGCAAACCCGATGTTGAAATTACACAGACCTTTTCGAAATAGGTTTTTCTGCCCTTTTGTGGAGTAGTGTTATCTAGATAGAATTTAAAATCCCTGTTTTCCTGGCTCAGCCATCTTTTGATAGTCAAGAACAGAACTTCACATAATGGGACTAGATTCTTTCCAGGACTTTTTTTAATCCTATTCAGGTAGTTTTCATAATCATGACTTCCAAATAATAGCTCAAACTGGGCATAACTGACATCTTTGAATACATTCTCTTTGGTTCCCTTGAAGCCCCAACACTTTTTGTAGCCAATAGAAGTCCTAACCCCATGGTGGGTGTACCATTCAAAAGCCTTCCGCATTAGATTTAGCATACATGGTTCAATGGTTCTTGCCAAACAGGGGCTGTTCAAGGTGAATAGATACACAGTCCAGTCTTCAGAAACATCCTCAGATTGAAGGAGTTCTTGAGTTTGTTTGATGATAATATCTTCGCTGTGTTGTCCATTGTTATAATTGGGGTAGTAGGGTCCATACATGATGACCTCCTCTGGTTTCTCTAGAACCGCCCATGAATGCTGCTTATCCTCTGGTCCATattcctctgtgatgtcattataaAATCCCAAAAACTTCTTGTTGATGGAATCTTCGAGAAAAACGTCATTGACATCATCTCCAGACTTGATATGCTCTAAAACCCTGTTGACAGAGTTCTGTGGGTCGGCCCAAGGATGTAGCCTGTCTAAAGATGATCTGCCATTGGATATCAAGTCCTCGGTTTCTCCATTTAAATAAACGTcagcccctcccagctcctctccagCACCATCCAACTGAGACCATTTACGCTTCATTCTTTAAAAAGGGAAATAAAAAATTAGTCCAAAAAGCATTAAAGCAAGTCTTCTCCTGCTTGAGATGTGTATAACATTGATATGAGGAGCATGTAATGTGATTACTGTATCATTATGTATACATACAAAAGCCACatacaaaaacaagctacatacaaAAAAGCTACACACAAAAAAAGCTACATATAGTACTGGAAAACATGGCAACTCCCAACTTTGAAGCGTTTGTATAAAGATTAGTACAATTCTTTAGTATAAACCCCAGTGAATAGGGTTGCGTGAGGctgctgtatacggccataagtaTATCAAATGTACAGTCAAGTCAAAATAATTTCAAAGTAAATACCTATTCATCTGAATGGAATGTCAGAGGAAACATCagttacatatacagttgaagtcggatgtttacatataccttagccaaatacatttaactcagtttttcacaattcctgacatttaatcccagtaagaatttcctgtcttgggtcagttaggatcaccactttatattaagaatgttaaatgtcagaataatagtagagagaactatttatttcagcttttatttctttgatcacattcccagtgggtcagaagtttacatacactcaattagtatttggtagcattgccttaaattgtttaactttggtaaaacgtttcaggtagccttccacaagcttcccataataagttgggtgaattttggcccattcctcctgacagagctggtgtaactgagtcaggtttgaaggcctccttgcttgcacacgctttttcagttcacccatacattttctataggatggaggtcagggctttgtgatggccactccaatatcttgactttgttgtccttaagccattttgccacaactttggaagtatgcttggggtcaatgtccatttggaagacccatttgcaaccaagttttaacttcctgactgatgtcatgagatgttgcttcaatatatccacataattttcctccctcatgatgccatctattttgtgaagtgcaccagtccctcctgtagcaaagcacccccacaacatgatgctgccacccccgtgtgtaacgtcctgaccagagttcttatgtgttttgcttgtttagtgttggtcaggacgtgagctgggtgggaattctatgttgtgtgtctagttcgtctgtttctgtgtccagcctaatatggttctcaatcagaggcagctgtcaatcgttgtccttgattgagaatcatatataggtggcttgttttgtgttggcaattgtgggtggttgtttcctgtctctgtgttctgcaccagataggactgtttcggtttgccacattttgttattttgttcgttgtaagtgttcactgttttcgtttaattaaacatgttgagcactggctacgctgcgtgttggtccgatccctgtttcaccctctcttatagtgaagagagggaaggctgccgttacaccgtgcttcacggttgggatggtgttcttcggcttgcaagccgccccctttttcctccaaacataacgatggtcaatatggccaaacagttctatttttgtttcatcagaccagaggacatttctccaaaaagtacaatctttgtccccatgtgcagttgcaaacagtagtctggcttttttatggaggttttggagcagtggcttcttccttgctgagcggcctttcagagtttgtcgatataggactcattttactgtggatatagatacttttgtaccagtttcctccagcatcttcacaaggtcctttgctgttgttctgggattgatttgcacatttcgcaccaaagtatgttcatctctaggagacagaacgcgtctccttcctgagcagtatgacggctgcatggtcccatgatgtttatacttgcgtactattgtttgtacagatgaacgtggtaccttcaggcgtttggaaattgctcccaaggatgaaccagacttgtggaggtccacaattgttttccagaggtcttggctgatttcttttgattttcccatgatgtcaagcaaagaggcagtgagtttgaaggtaggccttgaaataaatccacaggtacacctccaattgactcaaatgatgtcaattagcctatcagaagcttctaaagccatgccatcattttctggaattttccaagctgtttaaaggcacagtcaacttagtgtatgtaaacttctgacccactggaattgtgatacagtgaattataagtgaaataatctgtctgtaaacaattgttggaaaaatgacttgtgtcatgcagaaagtagatgtcctaactgacttgccaaaactatagtttgttaacaagaaatttgtggagtggttgaaagacGAGTtttaaacgagttttaatgactccaacttaagtgtatgtaaacttctgacttcaactgtatctcatgATAAGAACATGATTACTtaaaataattatattattataaaCGATTGTTACAAGAATAGTAAGCATTTCTTTACTTACTGGGAAAAATCCGTTGTATTATTGACTTCTTGACTTCTTGCCTCAGGCAACTCAGAAAACACTGAAAtcaatttcagtttacttctgCTTCAGTTAGCTGATCAAATATATTTGACTACAGTCCAGTATTTCAAGAATCAGTCATCCAACACATGAGTCAGAGTAGACTTGTGTATTAGACACAGGCAGAGCCATGGATCGCAAAGAAGATCCTCCTTTGCTTGTCAAGGCTCCTTTCTGAAAATTAACCATATAATGTATTGCATGAGTCTTTATGCTCCTCCTTGTGTTGGCCTTAAATGCAAAGCAGTGAGGAATTCCTTTTGCCAGCCAATCATTGTGTGTAGCCAATGCATAAACAGTAGTTCAGCAACAGTAAAATGATCTCACGGATGGCTACTAGGCCCATATCCAGTCTGGCAAGTTCGTCCAAGGTTGTAAATAACTTCTTGACATGTACTTTTTGACACACAGTATGGGTTCATGCCTATAGGCCTCTTCTATTTTATGGGATGCATATTCTTTCACTCTTGACTATTACTCAAATGATATCCTATTGTTATAGCCCTGGTTATATTCATGTCAATACCTGTAAGGGAGTGTGGGAATTAAAGGAACAAATCTTTAGGGGGAGGAGTAATTATTGCTCATAATATCTCTATTACCCTTTTCTACACTGCCGTTTGGGCTTGACACAAAATGTCTTTGTTGAATGCGTGCTCCAGGTGTGGTGCTTGCCTCAGGTTTCATTCTAATTTAAACATGAAGTAGTTCCTCTGGGGATCCCTGCAG
This portion of the Salvelinus fontinalis isolate EN_2023a chromosome 27, ASM2944872v1, whole genome shotgun sequence genome encodes:
- the gata4 gene encoding transcription factor GATA-4, yielding MYQGITMTTNHGPSTYETSFLHNASPTTSPVYVPTTRVTPMIPTLPYLQTHGSSQQSNPVSGHSAWAQPGSESVPSYNTGNAHHPSVSPRFSFSTSPPLSSGVAVARETNTFTSPLNISTNGRDHYGTRSLGGSYHSPYPAYMSPNMGGTWATSPFDSSVLHSLQSGGQTRHPNLELYDDFAEGRECVNCGAMSTPLWRRDGTGHYLCNACGLYHKVNGINRPLIKPQRRLSASRRVGLLCTNCHTTTTTLWRRNAEGEPVCNACGLYMKLHGVPRPLAMKKEGIQTRKRKPKNLNKSKPGTPGMEGHTPSSTPSAPCNSEEPRQIKTEPEALSLYSHHHNTHTQVSGLPAYINAQGGALPLKLSPGGHGGSSGSKNEPWNSLILA